The Punica granatum isolate Tunisia-2019 chromosome 4, ASM765513v2, whole genome shotgun sequence genome has a window encoding:
- the LOC116204010 gene encoding AT-hook motif nuclear-localized protein 24-like has translation MDPVTSHGHGHSLPPPFHSSRDFQLQFHQFQPRNPEDEALMLSRTPKQDRDENSSNSTGGAGTGSEGKEPNQAGMMGESSGSGEVSRRPRGRPSGSKNKPKPPIIITRDSANALRTHVMEVADGQDIVESMSAFARRRQRGVCILSGTGTVANITLRQPPSGGAAAVVALHGRFEILSLAGSFLPPPAPPEATGLTVYLAGGQGQVVGGSVVGALMASGPVVIMAASFSNAAYERLPLEEEEESAMPMQGGGGHLGSPPSAPDTQQQLVGDPNSLLYHGLPQNLLNQLPSSEGGYWPSTRPPF, from the coding sequence atggaTCCAGTAACATCTCATGGTCATGGCCACTCTCTCCCACCTCCCTTCCACTCATCAAGAGATTTCCAATTACAATTCCACCAATTCCAGCCCCGGAACCCCGAGGACGAGGCCCTCATGTTGAGCCGCACCCCGAAGCAGGACAGGGACGAGAACAGTAGCAACAGCACTGGAGGCGCTGGGACCGGGAGCGAGGGTAAGGAGCCGAACCAGGCAGGGATGATGGGAGAGTCGTCGGGATCTGGGGAAGTCAGTAGGCGGCCTCGGGGGAGGCCTTCTGGCTCCaagaacaagcccaagcccccCATCATAATCACCAGGGATAGCGCTAACGCCCTACGGACCCACGTCATGGAGGTGGCCGACGGGCAGGACATCGTCGAGAGCATGTCGGCCTTCGCAAGGCGGCGCCAACGGGGCGTTTGCATCTTGAGCGGGACAGGAACTGTCGCCAACATCACCCTCAGGCAGCCCCCCTCAGGCGGGGCAGCAGCCGTTGTAGCTCTCCATGGGCGTTTCGAGATCTTGTCCCTAGCAGGTTCGTTCCTCCCTCCTCCAGCTCCCCCTGAGGCCACTGGGCTAACGGTGTACCTAGCGGGCGGGCAGGGCCAGGTGGTGGGCGGAAGCGTAGTTGGGGCACTCATGGCATCGGGTCCGGTGGTGATCATGGCAGCTTCATTCAGTAACGCAGCCTACGAGAGGCTTCCTctcgaggaggaggaggagagcgCAATGCCGATGCAAGGAGGGGGTGGCCATCTTGGATCTCCTCCTTCGGCCCCAGACACACAACAGCAGCTCGTAGGGGATCCGAACTCTCTTCTCTACCACGGTTTGCCGCAGAACCTTCTCAACCAGCTTCCATCGTCAGAAGGAGGCTACTGGCCTTCCACCCGCCCTCCATTTTGA